The Beijerinckiaceae bacterium RH AL1 genome has a segment encoding these proteins:
- a CDS encoding NitT/TauT family transport system permease protein (ID:RHAL1_03000;~source:Prodigal:2.6), whose translation MNGSVGRGFRFILSIAGFVVLWGLVAGLLQPRNLPTPWAVLGFIGTDLVHGDMLFNIAMTLWRAGVAFFVAMAIGCGLGFLFGRSQAADEAFMPWVLVLMNTPVLVIAALCYIWFGLNDASAILAVFLSKFPNNTIILRDGVRSFDPGLDDIGVIYRFSLLTRFRQIWLPQAMPFVIAATRSGIGIVWKIVLVVEFFGLSNGVGFAISRYFSVFAIKEIIGYSVAFSFVMLAVELLILQPLDNHARRWRLAAS comes from the coding sequence TTGAACGGCAGCGTCGGGCGCGGCTTCCGCTTCATCCTCTCGATCGCCGGCTTCGTCGTGCTGTGGGGGCTCGTCGCCGGCCTGCTGCAGCCGCGCAACCTGCCGACGCCGTGGGCCGTGCTCGGCTTCATCGGCACCGATCTCGTCCACGGCGACATGCTCTTCAACATCGCCATGACGCTGTGGCGCGCCGGCGTCGCCTTCTTCGTCGCCATGGCGATCGGCTGCGGGCTCGGCTTCCTGTTCGGCCGCTCGCAGGCCGCCGACGAAGCTTTCATGCCCTGGGTGCTCGTGCTCATGAACACGCCGGTGCTGGTGATCGCCGCGCTCTGCTACATCTGGTTCGGCCTCAACGACGCCTCGGCGATCCTCGCCGTCTTCCTCTCGAAGTTCCCTAACAACACCATCATCCTGCGCGACGGCGTCCGCTCCTTCGATCCCGGCCTCGACGACATCGGCGTGATCTACCGCTTCTCGCTGCTCACGAGGTTCCGGCAGATCTGGCTGCCGCAGGCGATGCCCTTCGTCATCGCGGCGACGCGCTCCGGCATCGGCATCGTCTGGAAGATCGTGCTGGTGGTCGAGTTCTTCGGACTCTCCAACGGCGTCGGCTTTGCGATCTCGCGCTACTTCAGCGTGTTCGCCATCAAGGAGATCATCGGCTACAGCGTCGCCTTCTCGTTCGTCATGCTGGCGGTCGAGCTCCTCATCCTGCAACCGCTCGACAATCATGCCCGACGCTGGCGGCTCGCCGCTTCTTGA